One window of the Rhodococcus sovatensis genome contains the following:
- the dusB gene encoding tRNA dihydrouridine synthase DusB → MTLRIGSLELQSPVVLAPMAGVTNVAFRTLCREQELERAGSTSGLYVCEMVTARALVERQPATMHMTTFGPKETPRSLQLYTVDPETTYAAAKMIVDDDLADHIDMNFGCPVPKVTRKGGGAALPYKRNLFGRIVAAAVKATAGTDIPVTVKFRIGIDDEHHTHLDAGRIAASEGAAAVALHARTASQRYSGTADWTEIARLKDHVTDVPVLGNGDIFSASDAVRMMAETGCDGVVVGRGCLGRPWLFAELSARFAGREEPAPPTLGEVAVVIRRHAELLAAHHGEDKGLRELRKHVAWYLRGFPAGSDLRVSMALVKTLSELDDLLGQLDPTVPFPKDAEGPRGRQGSPGAVSLPEGWLDDPEDISVPVGADLMHSGG, encoded by the coding sequence ATGACACTGCGGATCGGTTCACTCGAACTCCAGAGCCCGGTAGTGCTCGCCCCGATGGCCGGTGTGACCAATGTTGCTTTCCGGACATTGTGCCGTGAGCAGGAACTCGAGCGAGCCGGGAGTACTTCCGGCCTCTACGTGTGCGAGATGGTCACCGCTCGCGCCCTCGTCGAGCGCCAGCCCGCAACGATGCACATGACCACATTCGGCCCGAAGGAGACTCCGCGGTCGCTCCAGCTCTACACGGTGGATCCCGAGACTACATACGCTGCCGCGAAAATGATCGTCGACGACGATCTGGCCGATCACATCGACATGAACTTCGGCTGCCCCGTCCCGAAAGTGACCAGGAAGGGTGGCGGCGCTGCGCTGCCGTACAAACGAAACCTCTTCGGGCGGATCGTGGCGGCAGCAGTGAAAGCCACTGCAGGAACGGACATTCCGGTCACCGTGAAGTTCCGAATCGGTATCGACGACGAGCATCACACACATCTCGACGCCGGGCGAATTGCGGCGTCGGAGGGTGCGGCTGCCGTGGCGCTCCACGCACGAACCGCATCACAGCGGTATTCCGGGACCGCAGACTGGACCGAGATCGCGCGACTGAAGGACCACGTCACCGACGTTCCAGTTCTCGGCAACGGGGATATCTTCTCTGCCTCCGACGCGGTACGCATGATGGCGGAGACGGGCTGTGACGGCGTCGTCGTCGGCCGCGGGTGCCTCGGGAGGCCGTGGCTTTTCGCCGAACTCAGTGCTCGCTTCGCCGGTCGCGAAGAACCTGCCCCGCCGACTCTCGGTGAGGTCGCAGTCGTGATCAGACGGCACGCAGAGCTGCTGGCAGCCCACCATGGCGAGGACAAAGGCCTCCGGGAGCTACGGAAGCATGTTGCCTGGTACCTACGCGGGTTCCCGGCAGGCTCCGATCTGCGGGTGTCGATGGCACTGGTGAAAACATTGTCCGAATTGGACGACCTTCTAGGACAACTGGACCCGACGGTTCCGTTCCCCAAGGACGCTGAAGGTCCGCGCGGGCGACAGGGGTCCCCTGGGGCGGTGTCCTTGCCGGAGGGTTGGCTCGACGACCCGGAAGACATTTCGGTGCCCGTGGGTGCAGACCTGATGCACTCGGGCGGCTGA
- a CDS encoding acyl-ACP desaturase — protein sequence MARDLTQLELLQELVPVAEDNVNRHMSMAKEWHPHDYVPWDEGRNFAELGGVDYNPEQSKLSEVAKAAMITNLLTEDNLPSYHREIAENFSQDGAWGTWVGRWTAEENRHGIVMRDYLVVTRGVDPVALEEARMIHMTNGFASPAGSLTGLLHSVSYVTFQELATRVSHRNTGKVCDDPIADRMLQRIAADENLHMIFYRNISAAALDIAPDQTLDALSDIVMNFQMPGAGMPNFRRNGVLMAKHGIYDLRQHLEDVVWPVLRKWRIFERDDFTGRGENKREELAAFLEDLEKQATKFEEMRDRSLAREAKKAEKQAS from the coding sequence ATGGCGAGGGATCTGACACAGCTGGAGCTGCTCCAGGAGCTCGTTCCGGTTGCGGAAGACAACGTCAACCGGCATATGTCGATGGCGAAGGAATGGCACCCGCACGACTACGTGCCGTGGGACGAGGGCCGCAACTTCGCCGAGTTGGGTGGCGTCGACTACAACCCCGAGCAGAGCAAGCTCTCCGAGGTCGCCAAAGCTGCGATGATCACCAATCTGCTCACCGAGGACAACCTCCCCTCCTACCACCGTGAGATTGCCGAGAACTTCTCACAGGACGGCGCCTGGGGGACGTGGGTCGGTCGGTGGACCGCCGAAGAGAACCGCCACGGCATCGTCATGCGCGACTACCTCGTCGTGACCCGCGGTGTCGATCCCGTTGCACTCGAAGAAGCACGCATGATCCACATGACCAACGGCTTCGCCTCGCCCGCCGGATCCCTCACGGGACTGCTGCACTCGGTGTCGTACGTGACATTCCAGGAACTCGCGACGCGCGTGTCGCACCGCAACACCGGCAAGGTGTGCGACGACCCGATCGCCGACCGCATGCTCCAGCGCATCGCGGCGGACGAGAACCTGCACATGATCTTCTACCGCAACATCAGCGCTGCGGCTCTCGACATCGCGCCCGACCAGACGCTCGACGCGTTGTCGGACATCGTCATGAACTTCCAGATGCCCGGCGCAGGAATGCCGAACTTCCGCCGCAACGGCGTGCTGATGGCCAAGCACGGCATCTACGACCTCCGTCAGCACCTCGAGGACGTCGTGTGGCCCGTTCTGCGGAAGTGGAGGATCTTCGAGCGCGACGACTTCACCGGTCGCGGCGAGAACAAGCGCGAGGAACTGGCCGCATTCTTGGAGGATCTGGAGAAACAGGCCACCAAGTTCGAGGAAATGCGCGACCGCTCACTCGCACGCGAGGCCAAGAAGGCGGAAAAGCAGGCTTCCTAG
- a CDS encoding lipase family protein, with protein MTLRTTIVRSTGTVLACVMALIGPWTAGADPVGDFLNPPQDPSLATPTPLGEPWFVPPPGFESALPGTVLNTRSVQVGPLITPVRSTQILFRTTDSKDRPVAGATTVIVPTAPWTGQGSRPVVAYNMAIDSLGNTCAPSWTLPRGIAPEIAAVQLFLAKNYAVVVTDHQGPRQAYAAGRMAGHAVLDALRAMVNLPTLGLPAESPIAMTGYSGGAIASGWAAQLAPVYAPEVNIVGTAFGGAPIDYRILLGSMNGNAASTLFLAAAMGVAREYPEMFQLMNANGLRLAQIAKDMCVYLLAPGGLVAPIPVQALSDVPNVDRTPIAEEIIRQTRMGGDLAPTTPVFIYHGQQEFWIPKEGAETLYDEWCANGTQVRLEEYLGEHLVVAISGLPGSHRWIDDRLAGIPAPAGCSSFGR; from the coding sequence ATGACTCTTCGAACAACCATCGTCCGCTCGACAGGAACCGTTCTCGCGTGCGTCATGGCCCTGATCGGCCCCTGGACAGCCGGTGCGGATCCGGTCGGTGACTTTCTGAACCCTCCGCAGGACCCGTCGCTGGCGACACCCACACCGCTCGGCGAGCCATGGTTCGTACCCCCTCCCGGATTCGAAAGCGCCTTGCCTGGAACAGTTCTCAACACTCGATCAGTCCAGGTCGGGCCATTGATCACTCCGGTTCGTTCCACTCAGATCCTCTTCCGAACGACCGACTCCAAAGACCGACCAGTCGCGGGCGCGACCACTGTGATCGTGCCGACCGCCCCCTGGACGGGTCAGGGATCGCGCCCAGTCGTGGCCTACAACATGGCCATCGACTCTCTCGGAAACACGTGCGCACCGTCATGGACGCTGCCGCGCGGAATTGCGCCGGAAATTGCTGCGGTACAACTCTTTCTCGCCAAGAACTATGCGGTCGTCGTCACCGATCATCAAGGACCACGCCAGGCGTACGCCGCCGGACGCATGGCCGGGCATGCAGTTCTGGACGCCCTCAGGGCGATGGTCAATCTCCCCACCCTCGGGTTGCCTGCAGAATCCCCGATTGCCATGACCGGATACTCGGGAGGCGCGATCGCGTCGGGCTGGGCCGCGCAACTGGCACCGGTCTACGCACCCGAAGTCAACATCGTCGGAACCGCTTTCGGCGGCGCACCGATCGACTATCGGATTCTGCTCGGTTCGATGAACGGCAATGCTGCATCGACGTTGTTTCTTGCCGCGGCGATGGGCGTTGCTCGCGAATACCCGGAGATGTTCCAGTTGATGAATGCAAATGGGCTGCGCCTTGCCCAGATAGCCAAGGACATGTGTGTCTACCTACTCGCCCCTGGCGGCCTCGTTGCCCCGATTCCGGTACAGGCACTGTCCGATGTTCCCAACGTCGATCGGACCCCGATCGCCGAGGAGATCATCCGACAGACCCGCATGGGCGGCGACCTGGCTCCTACGACGCCGGTGTTCATCTACCACGGTCAGCAGGAATTCTGGATCCCGAAAGAGGGCGCCGAAACCCTGTACGACGAATGGTGCGCCAACGGCACACAGGTTCGACTGGAAGAGTATCTAGGCGAGCATCTGGTCGTTGCGATCTCCGGGCTACCCGGTTCGCATCGATGGATCGACGACAGGCTCGCCGGAATCCCCGCACCCGCCGGGTGCAGCAGTTTCGGCAGATAG
- a CDS encoding TetR/AcrR family transcriptional regulator — MAQQERARRTRAAIVEAAASEFARRGYAAASVNTILEGSNATKGAMYFHFQSKEDLARAVLSAALEKYVAITDKWKSSTRHPFDVIHGIIDDIARSFQDDVIVRAEFRLIVEPEFYSEVQNGGGRVWGTAGAELARRAQDMGDLDPEFGPEKFMRVLAASMAGQRYMADLVSGSSNLRALFEESLEVVLYAMATPQWLGRWRTEGWCDLGLDATETASDLTV; from the coding sequence ATGGCACAACAGGAGCGCGCTCGGCGAACCCGAGCGGCAATAGTGGAGGCCGCAGCATCGGAGTTCGCGCGACGCGGATACGCGGCAGCGTCGGTCAACACGATCCTCGAGGGCTCCAATGCCACCAAGGGTGCGATGTACTTCCATTTTCAGTCGAAGGAAGACCTGGCGAGAGCAGTGCTGAGCGCCGCGCTGGAGAAGTACGTTGCAATAACCGACAAGTGGAAGTCGTCCACTCGGCACCCGTTCGATGTGATCCACGGGATCATCGACGACATCGCGCGGAGCTTCCAGGACGACGTCATCGTCCGAGCTGAATTCCGGTTGATCGTCGAGCCGGAGTTCTACAGCGAGGTACAGAACGGTGGTGGGCGCGTGTGGGGTACCGCAGGCGCGGAGCTCGCACGTCGCGCGCAGGACATGGGCGACCTCGATCCCGAGTTCGGCCCGGAGAAGTTCATGCGCGTGCTGGCGGCTTCCATGGCGGGGCAGCGATACATGGCAGATCTCGTCTCTGGCAGCAGCAACCTCCGTGCGCTGTTCGAGGAATCCTTGGAAGTGGTGCTCTACGCGATGGCGACGCCCCAGTGGCTCGGTCGTTGGCGCACCGAGGGATGGTGCGACCTCGGCCTCGACGCGACTGAAACAGCCTCTGACCTCACGGTTTGA
- a CDS encoding AAA family ATPase, with the protein MPPAPGAPTPPAPAVALPPVAPAEPLSAEQQLVADAIIERNSERNSLYVRLAPYLTMLPPEERGIEVAAAMSMTRADRTEAVDAALSRTARSAWERLREPEVSGDRFVDGGSFIHSITDVTPAVWGAGEEVLWAEGEGLIVAGPQGVGKSTLAGNLVAAMITGGDVLAYPVKCVDRILYLAMDRPKQIARALRRQLGEVPEDELAQRLIVWQGPPPEDLAAHPERLLAMAEKAKADVVIVDSLKDAALGLSSDEVGAGWNRARQTVLAAGVDVLELHHDRKTSDVTAPAIEKLYGSVWITSGAGSVIHLGGEPGDPIVRLSHLKQPSAEVGPFQINHDGVTAP; encoded by the coding sequence GTGCCGCCCGCGCCGGGTGCCCCTACGCCTCCGGCGCCGGCAGTAGCACTCCCGCCTGTTGCCCCGGCCGAGCCCCTGAGCGCCGAGCAGCAACTCGTCGCCGATGCGATCATCGAGCGGAACTCCGAGCGGAATTCGCTGTACGTCAGGCTGGCTCCGTACCTCACGATGCTGCCGCCCGAGGAGCGCGGTATCGAGGTCGCAGCGGCGATGAGCATGACCCGAGCGGATCGCACGGAAGCGGTCGACGCCGCCCTCTCCCGCACCGCCCGAAGCGCGTGGGAACGGCTGCGGGAGCCCGAGGTGAGTGGTGACCGGTTCGTCGACGGCGGCAGCTTCATCCACAGCATCACCGACGTCACGCCTGCCGTCTGGGGCGCCGGGGAGGAAGTCCTGTGGGCCGAGGGTGAAGGTCTGATCGTGGCGGGCCCTCAGGGCGTCGGCAAGTCCACCCTCGCGGGCAACCTGGTCGCGGCGATGATCACCGGCGGCGATGTGCTGGCCTATCCGGTCAAGTGTGTCGACAGGATCCTGTACCTGGCGATGGACCGCCCGAAGCAGATCGCGCGTGCCCTCCGGCGGCAGCTCGGCGAGGTCCCCGAGGACGAGCTCGCGCAGCGGCTGATCGTGTGGCAGGGACCGCCGCCGGAGGATCTCGCAGCGCACCCGGAGCGGCTGCTGGCGATGGCGGAGAAGGCGAAGGCCGACGTGGTGATCGTCGACTCGTTGAAAGACGCAGCGCTCGGACTCAGCTCCGATGAAGTCGGCGCCGGCTGGAACCGGGCCCGGCAGACGGTGCTCGCGGCTGGGGTCGACGTCCTCGAACTGCACCACGACCGCAAGACGAGCGACGTCACCGCGCCGGCAATCGAGAAGCTGTACGGCAGCGTCTGGATTACGTCGGGCGCCGGTTCGGTGATCCACCTCGGCGGAGAGCCGGGCGACCCCATCGTTCGGCTGAGCCACCTGAAGCAGCCCTCCGCCGAGGTCGGCCCGTTCCAGATCAATCACGACGGGGTCACGGCACCATGA
- a CDS encoding HEPN domain-containing protein, which produces MVDRFPEQTPETIGQFQVVSKAMAAETTATPPRTGVLRFRDNRVELEVSPSFNPIVEWTQRGPGSFAGGPSQQRVTDDAVVLGATAINPGEVSLWGLRSMRRHLLGFPSPGEDEPRSREVLRADWCFVGALLPDDETEFDTVTLDVTGLHAFANLPSVHTELPDTGMTPMKWVYDPPDAAEGVVSTPATGKVRFEPLASIPTLGGPDIVLTTGTRLKLAFDHELPLSTIVSTVATPIATALTILNGAECRVRQLNLSVPSGDSADVYGHVVDASAPRDCTEETLLTLEGAGGADFIGRWLELSQRVSPVPQILAASYAGEFQTVETEALSLCTAAENLHRRLYPGERRWTGETVDAAAAGLEDADIPDEVRQALQQAVGQYLYEPSFPSRIEALAGRAAEAVPECVGRINRWKRAVTDQRNTLAHGLRQEGENPDLTEMHYITRSLRWVLTVCLLLEAGVPPERLAGAVRANSRFERDARNWRSIWPKVFARE; this is translated from the coding sequence ATGGTGGATCGGTTCCCGGAGCAGACCCCTGAGACCATCGGACAGTTCCAGGTGGTGTCCAAGGCAATGGCAGCCGAGACGACGGCAACGCCACCCCGAACCGGCGTGCTGAGGTTCCGGGACAACCGCGTTGAGCTTGAGGTCAGTCCCAGCTTCAACCCGATCGTCGAGTGGACCCAGCGCGGACCCGGATCCTTCGCCGGCGGCCCTTCGCAGCAACGCGTCACCGACGACGCCGTCGTGCTGGGCGCGACCGCGATCAACCCCGGCGAAGTGTCGCTATGGGGTCTGCGTTCCATGCGTCGCCACCTGCTCGGGTTCCCGAGCCCCGGGGAAGACGAACCACGCAGCCGCGAGGTGCTGCGCGCGGACTGGTGCTTCGTCGGCGCGCTGCTCCCCGACGACGAGACCGAGTTCGACACGGTGACCTTGGATGTCACCGGACTCCACGCGTTCGCCAACCTGCCTTCGGTCCACACCGAGTTGCCCGACACCGGTATGACACCGATGAAGTGGGTCTATGACCCGCCGGACGCCGCCGAGGGGGTTGTGTCGACTCCCGCAACCGGGAAGGTGCGGTTCGAGCCGCTGGCATCAATCCCGACGCTCGGTGGTCCGGACATCGTTCTCACGACGGGCACACGCCTGAAGTTGGCATTCGACCACGAGCTTCCGTTGTCCACGATTGTGTCCACCGTCGCGACACCAATCGCAACCGCGCTCACGATTCTCAACGGGGCCGAGTGCCGCGTCCGCCAGCTGAACCTGTCAGTCCCGAGTGGGGACTCCGCAGACGTGTACGGCCACGTGGTCGACGCGTCCGCGCCCCGCGACTGCACCGAGGAAACTCTCCTCACGCTCGAAGGTGCCGGTGGCGCCGACTTCATCGGCCGGTGGCTTGAACTCTCGCAGCGGGTATCGCCGGTGCCACAGATTCTCGCGGCGTCCTACGCCGGGGAGTTCCAGACGGTGGAGACCGAAGCGTTGAGCCTGTGCACCGCAGCCGAGAATCTCCACCGGCGGCTGTATCCGGGCGAACGTCGGTGGACGGGGGAGACTGTCGACGCGGCCGCAGCGGGACTGGAGGACGCCGACATTCCCGACGAGGTGCGACAGGCGCTTCAGCAGGCAGTCGGGCAATACCTCTACGAGCCGTCGTTCCCCAGCCGCATCGAGGCATTGGCGGGCCGGGCGGCCGAGGCTGTTCCGGAGTGTGTCGGTCGGATCAACCGTTGGAAGCGCGCGGTGACGGATCAGCGGAACACGCTTGCACATGGGCTGCGCCAGGAGGGGGAGAATCCAGACCTCACCGAGATGCACTACATCACCCGGTCCCTGCGATGGGTCCTGACCGTGTGCCTGTTGCTGGAGGCGGGAGTTCCACCGGAGCGTTTGGCAGGCGCGGTTCGCGCAAACAGCCGTTTCGAGCGCGATGCACGGAACTGGCGGAGCATATGGCCGAAGGTGTTCGCGCGGGAGTAG
- a CDS encoding GNAT family N-acetyltransferase, whose translation MSLELVDLRRGDANRYSWVPPFNFETAYENERWWGDVPYLFDDPWYVQVLDGGAEVARVELDDPGGINPEYVDVPELGPERLEIQFLEVATAECGRGVGTRVVRALQERHPDRRLFAYSEEAHGFWASLGWERFDHPEGERFHRPLFIQQRL comes from the coding sequence ATGTCGCTCGAACTCGTAGACCTGCGTCGCGGTGACGCGAACCGGTACTCCTGGGTGCCGCCGTTCAACTTCGAGACCGCCTACGAGAACGAGCGGTGGTGGGGCGACGTCCCGTACCTGTTCGACGACCCCTGGTACGTACAGGTGCTGGACGGCGGTGCCGAAGTCGCTCGCGTCGAACTCGACGACCCCGGCGGCATCAACCCCGAGTACGTCGATGTGCCGGAGTTGGGACCGGAGCGGTTGGAGATCCAGTTCCTCGAGGTGGCCACCGCCGAATGTGGTCGTGGTGTCGGCACCCGAGTGGTGCGGGCACTGCAGGAGCGGCATCCGGATCGGCGGTTGTTCGCGTACTCGGAGGAGGCGCACGGGTTCTGGGCGTCGCTCGGCTGGGAGCGGTTCGATCACCCGGAGGGTGAGCGGTTCCATCGGCCGCTGTTCATCCAGCAGCGGTTGTGA
- a CDS encoding DUF488 domain-containing protein → MASADFKYDENGTLVSVGYEGKTVGDLVAQLLDQDVRVLVDVRLTPLSRKPGLSKTKLAAALRAAGIEYVHHRALGNPKDNRAGFRAGEPESLARYREVLDTADATDALAHVCELLDGGAVALLCFEHDHAECHRNIVVDRVLQTRPNAAVVHV, encoded by the coding sequence GTGGCATCAGCTGACTTCAAGTACGACGAGAACGGCACCCTGGTCAGCGTCGGCTACGAGGGCAAGACCGTCGGTGACCTCGTTGCTCAACTCCTCGACCAGGACGTGCGAGTGCTCGTGGACGTGCGCCTGACACCCCTCAGCCGTAAGCCGGGTCTGTCGAAGACGAAGCTCGCCGCGGCCTTACGTGCCGCTGGGATCGAGTACGTCCATCACCGCGCCCTGGGCAACCCGAAGGACAACCGCGCGGGGTTCCGCGCTGGCGAGCCCGAATCTCTGGCGAGGTACCGCGAGGTGCTCGACACCGCCGACGCGACCGATGCGCTCGCGCACGTGTGCGAGCTCCTGGATGGAGGTGCGGTGGCACTGCTGTGCTTCGAGCACGACCACGCCGAGTGCCACCGGAACATCGTCGTGGACCGGGTGCTTCAGACCCGCCCCAACGCCGCTGTGGTGCACGTCTAG
- a CDS encoding helix-turn-helix transcriptional regulator has translation MGDEEPQWTPKRVTGADADADAGTVLRRVRERAGLTVYQAAEASRISKAVLSRTERGERPARVTELLPLAAAYQMTAAELAAAVAADPAVQAAAME, from the coding sequence ATGGGTGACGAGGAGCCGCAATGGACACCGAAACGAGTCACAGGAGCCGACGCCGACGCCGACGCCGGCACAGTGCTACGACGGGTACGCGAACGTGCCGGACTGACGGTCTACCAGGCCGCCGAGGCGAGTCGGATCAGCAAGGCGGTCTTGAGTAGAACGGAGCGGGGAGAGCGTCCGGCGCGGGTGACCGAGCTCTTACCCCTCGCCGCGGCGTACCAGATGACCGCCGCCGAGCTCGCCGCCGCGGTCGCGGCGGACCCTGCGGTGCAGGCCGCGGCGATGGAGTAG
- a CDS encoding site-specific DNA-methyltransferase: MARHTGRLELTWTDKDRALLSTGDGKYDYTFTDHDDPRVREVRLLREVDRIEAPTPADRPNDLPEPTVDNLLITGDAMHALDALAKTPEWAAKYRGKVKLVYIDPPFNTGQAFTQYEDNIEHSIWLTMLRDRLRQIKPLLSKDGSVWVHLDHVEVHRCRSVMDEILGSDNFAAEVAWQKADSTRNDAKTLSVDHDTLLVYRASPEWSPNRLPRTAESDARFSSPDRDPRPWFDDNPTAPGAKTHQGMVYAIEHPMTGERVYPARGRCWWTQQSQILEIMNEYAPYELRDLGDVHKRAELCGVKPDDVRQNVMAVALTVPLAEARVRARERYDQGEWPQILLRSGGEGRLGRKAYVPKKGLVASTWWTNDLVGHNREAKAEVKAIFPNLNAFATPKPERLLERVIQIGSDPGDIVLDCFAGSGTTAAVAHKMGRRWVTSELIADTVEAFTKPRLIRMLKGDDPGGVTTSSVRVAANGVSLPLDVDPKAAQQFQTTLGRVLGNPPAEGDDLEAPPLTLNAAKVLAGAVRDAQKRGELSLGADDTATLLALLGQVGKNGALSEVDVTKSVKTELNRRTRTRDAVTVKWHGGGGFTHLEVAPSMYEVDDEDGDVYLSPEAINGMWSRSVAAQLKFTFTPDHPVFCGVRGRQRLAVVDGVADEIVVHTVVEQLGVKEKAVVVAKVVLPEAQALLTELSPGSRLRKAPRDLFPKRTVK; the protein is encoded by the coding sequence ATGGCGAGGCACACAGGTCGGCTCGAACTTACGTGGACGGACAAGGACCGGGCGCTCCTTTCGACCGGTGATGGCAAGTACGACTACACCTTCACTGACCATGACGACCCCCGCGTCCGCGAAGTGCGACTCCTACGCGAGGTCGACCGGATCGAAGCCCCCACGCCGGCGGATCGACCCAATGACCTTCCCGAGCCAACCGTGGACAACCTCTTGATCACGGGCGATGCCATGCATGCTCTCGATGCGCTAGCGAAGACACCTGAGTGGGCGGCGAAGTATCGGGGCAAGGTCAAGCTCGTCTACATCGACCCGCCCTTCAACACCGGCCAGGCGTTTACTCAGTACGAGGACAACATCGAGCATTCGATCTGGCTCACCATGCTCCGAGACCGGCTGCGGCAAATCAAGCCTCTGCTCTCGAAGGACGGGTCGGTGTGGGTGCATCTCGACCACGTTGAGGTGCACCGCTGCCGGTCCGTGATGGACGAGATTCTCGGTTCGGATAACTTTGCTGCAGAAGTGGCGTGGCAGAAGGCTGACTCGACTCGGAACGATGCAAAGACGCTGTCGGTGGACCACGACACGCTGCTCGTCTATCGGGCGTCTCCCGAGTGGAGCCCCAACCGCCTTCCGAGAACCGCTGAGTCCGACGCGCGATTCTCCTCGCCAGACCGAGACCCGCGGCCGTGGTTCGACGACAACCCCACCGCCCCAGGGGCCAAGACCCACCAAGGCATGGTCTACGCCATCGAGCACCCGATGACGGGCGAGCGTGTCTACCCCGCTCGTGGTCGTTGTTGGTGGACTCAACAGTCTCAGATCCTCGAGATCATGAACGAGTACGCGCCGTATGAACTTCGCGACTTGGGCGACGTTCACAAGCGCGCTGAACTGTGTGGCGTCAAGCCCGACGACGTTCGGCAGAACGTAATGGCGGTAGCGCTGACCGTCCCACTCGCAGAAGCTCGCGTCCGCGCGCGCGAACGGTACGACCAGGGGGAGTGGCCGCAGATCCTGCTCCGCTCAGGCGGTGAAGGCAGATTGGGCCGTAAGGCCTACGTGCCGAAGAAGGGCCTTGTCGCCTCCACCTGGTGGACCAACGACCTAGTCGGCCACAACCGCGAGGCCAAGGCCGAAGTCAAGGCGATCTTCCCGAACCTGAACGCCTTCGCCACCCCGAAGCCTGAACGACTCTTGGAACGCGTCATTCAGATCGGGAGCGATCCGGGCGACATCGTGTTGGATTGCTTCGCCGGCTCCGGGACTACAGCCGCGGTAGCCCACAAGATGGGGCGCCGCTGGGTCACTAGTGAGTTGATCGCCGACACTGTCGAGGCGTTCACCAAGCCCCGGCTGATTCGGATGCTCAAGGGAGACGACCCTGGAGGCGTGACGACCTCATCCGTGCGCGTAGCAGCGAACGGGGTCTCACTCCCGCTGGATGTAGACCCCAAAGCTGCACAGCAATTCCAGACAACCCTCGGGCGCGTACTCGGCAACCCTCCCGCAGAAGGCGATGATCTTGAAGCGCCGCCGCTGACGCTTAACGCCGCGAAGGTGTTGGCCGGTGCTGTTCGGGATGCTCAGAAGCGAGGCGAACTCAGTCTCGGCGCTGACGACACCGCGACTTTGCTTGCTCTTCTGGGGCAGGTTGGCAAAAATGGGGCGTTGTCGGAGGTCGACGTCACCAAATCGGTCAAGACCGAGCTGAACAGGAGGACTCGCACGCGAGACGCGGTCACAGTTAAGTGGCACGGCGGTGGCGGGTTCACCCACCTCGAGGTAGCTCCGTCGATGTATGAGGTGGACGACGAAGACGGTGATGTCTACCTGTCCCCGGAAGCAATCAACGGAATGTGGTCGCGGTCGGTAGCGGCACAGTTGAAGTTCACGTTCACGCCCGACCACCCGGTGTTCTGCGGCGTCCGAGGTCGTCAGAGGCTTGCGGTAGTGGACGGTGTCGCAGACGAGATCGTAGTACACACGGTGGTCGAGCAGCTCGGCGTCAAGGAAAAAGCTGTGGTGGTAGCGAAGGTTGTGCTCCCAGAAGCGCAGGCGCTGCTGACGGAGCTGTCCCCCGGGTCACGCCTGAGGAAGGCGCCGCGGGACCTGTTCCCGAAGAGGACGGTGAAGTGA